TTGCCGTCGGCGACCATGAGCTGGGGGTCCGGCGCATCGTACTCCCAGCGCATCCGACCCGGCTTCTGGAAGAAGAGCCGGCCGGTGCGCGTGCGCGGGCGCGCCAGGCTCGCGACGCGGCTCTCCTGCGCGAAGTTCGCGGTGAGGTCCCGCAGCGCCCCGTACCGCCCCTGGACGCACCGCAGCAGCGCGCCCGGGCTCTCCGCGGCAGCCGGCGCCGCGCCGGCGAGCAGCGCCATGGCGAGCGCCATGCCCGCGGCGAGCGCGGGCCGCGACCTCCGTCCCCGCATCGTCGCATTCATCGCTCTTTCCACCCTAGCAGGGTGAGGAAGGCAGGGCAACGCCGCCGTCGATCGCCGCGGCGTACACCTGCAGCACCCGGTCCGCGTGCACGTCCGGGCGGTGGTCGCGCAACGCGCGCTCGCGGCCGCGCACGCCCAGGCGGACGGCGAGCCCGGGGTCCGCCTCCAGGCGCGCCAGGGCGGCCGCGAGCTGGCGCACGTCTCCCGGCTCGACGAGCAGACCGTCGACGCCGTCCTCGACGAACTCCGGCACGCCGCCGATGCGGCTGGCGATCGCCGGCGTTCCCTGCGCGAAACCCTCGAGGATGCTCATGCCGACCGCCTCGAACCAGTCGCACGGGAGGACGGAGGCAATCGCCCCGCGGTACAGCTCGGCCAGCTCGCGCCGCGACCTCCAGCCGAGGAACTCCGCGTGCGGGAGCCCCAGCGCCGCGGCCAGCTCCCGCAGACGCCCCTCCTCCGGGCCGGCGCCGGCGATCAGCAGCCGCGGCGGGCGCTCCAGCAGCGCCGCCGCGCGCAGCAGGTGGTGGACGCCCTTCTCGCGGACAAGCCTCCCGGCGTACACGAAGCCCTCCCGGGGCCGCGCGGGGGCGGGGGCTCCAGGCTGCGACGCGTCGAGCCCGTAGGGCACGACGGCCAGACGGCGCTCGTCGATCCCCGCCCGCAGCGCCAGCTCGCGCATCGCCCGGCTCGCGACGACGAACGCCGCGGGCGAGCGGTAGTACCCGGCCGCGTGGTACCAGGAGTGGACCAGCGCCGTGGCCGCCCGGTGCCACCGCGGGCCGGGGAGGCAGCCGTGCACGAGGGCGGGCAAGGCGTTGCCGCGGATGCAGGGCTCCGTGGCGCAGCGGCGGCCGTCGCCGCGCACCAGCGAGTGCGCCGGGCAGAAGAGCCCCGCGCCGTGGATGGTCATGACGATCGGAACGCCGCGGCGCCGGCACGGTCCGAGCACCGCCGGCGTGAGATGGAAGGACGTCGTGTGCTCGTGCACCACGTCCGGCCGCGCCGCGGCGAGCATGCGCTCCATGGCGCGCACGGCCTCCCGATTGTGGAACGGCCGCGCCGCGTGCCGGATCCGCCCGCCCCACCCCAGCGCCGCGGGGTCGACGAAGCGCGGGAACAGGCCGGTGCGCCCGTAGCCCGCGTCCCAATGCGGCCGCTTGTCCGTGCAGAAGAACTCGACCTCGTGCCCCGCCGCGCGCAGCGCCCCGGCCTCCTGGAACATGCACGTCCCCGAGCCGCTCTCGATGTGGAACCAGTTGTGGACGAAGAGGACCTTCATGGCGTGCGCCCCGCCGCCGCCACCCGCTCGTAGAGCGCGACATACCGCGCCACGATCCTCGGCCAGTCGTACCGGGCAGCCTCGACGCGACCGGCCGCGGACAGCCGCGCCCACAGCCCCCGGTCCGCGAGAACCGCCTCGAGGGCCCCGGCGAACGACCGCGGCTCGGGCGCGGCCAGCAGCCCCGTGCGCCCGTCCGCGATCACGTCGCGCACGCCGGGGATGTCGGTCGCCACCGCCGGGGTGCCGTGGCTCATGGCCTCGATCAGCACGATGCCGAAGGACTCCCGCTCCGATGGCAGCGCGAGCGCGGCCGCGCTGCCGTACTCGCGGGAGAGCGCCGCGCCCTCCAGCCGCCCGGCGAAGACAACCCGGTCCTCAAGCTTCAGCGCCGCGACCAGCCGCTGCAGGCGCTCGCGCTCCTCGCCCTCGCCGACGATCCGCAGCGTCGTCGGCCGCCCGCGGCGCACCAGCAGGTGAACGGCCTCGAGCAGCAGCGGGATGTTCTTCTGGCGGCAGAGGCGGCCCACGAAGAGCAGCCGCTCCTCCCCCCGCCAGCTGTCCCCGGACGGCGGCGGCTCCACCCCGGCGGGGATGACCTCGATCCTCTCGGCGGCGACGCCGTGGGCCTCCGCCACGAGGCGGGCGTATCCGGGCGTGTAGACGACGACGGCCGCGGCCGCGCGCAGCACCGGCGCCAGCAGCAGGCGCTTGTAGAGCGGCAGCAGACATCCCAGGGGACCGGAGGGGCCGATGTCGAGGTGCAGATGCGCGATGAACGGGAAGCGACGGACCGCGCCGCCCCAGCGCACCAGCTCCGGCACGAGCGGCTGGGCGACGTGCAGGTGCACCACCGCGTCCGGCGGGAGCCGCAGCAGCCGCGGGACGAGCCCGGGGATGACGGGCGTGCGCGCGAACTCGAATGCCGCGCACCTGCTCACCGACACCCCATCGGGCACCGCGGGCCTCCGCGGCAGTGCCGAGGTGACCACCCTGACATCCAGGCCGGCCGCCGCGGTCCTCTCCGCGATCTGGCGGGTGAGCGTCTCCATCCCCCCGAGGTGCGGGGGATAGTATGGCGCCACGTGCACGATCTTCACGCCGCCGGGTCCCCGCACCAGCCGCACAATTCCCTGAAGAGCCGGTCATGCCGCTCGACCTGCCGGCTCCAGGCGTAGCCGGCGGCCCGGGCGCGCGCGGCCTCTCCCATGCGCCGTGCCGCCGCAGGTGCGGCCAGCAGCACCTCCAGCGCCCGCGCGAGCGCCGGCGAATCGCCCGGCGGCAGGAGCAGGCCCGTGTGACCGTGCTCGACCGCCGCGGGCACGCCCCCGACGGCCGACGCAACGGCCGGGGTCCCGCAGGCGGCGGCCTCGAGCAGCACCATGCCGAACCCCTCGCACTGGTTGAGCGAAGGGAGAACGACAGCGGCGGCGAGGCGCAGGTATCCCGGCAGCAGCTCGTCCGCGACCTCGCCGGTGAACTCGACGTGATCCCGGGCGCCGAGCTGGACTGCGCGCCTCCGGTACTCGCCTTCCCCGTCTCCGCCGCCGAGCACGAGACAGAGGGCCTGCGGGCGGGCGACGCGCAGCAACGCCATCGCCTGCAGCAGCACCTCGACGCCCTTGTGGCGGTGCGTCCGGTCGAGCTGGCCCGCGAACACGACGACCTCCCGTCCGGCGTAGCGCTCGCGCAGGCCGTCGGGGGGCGCGGCCGGATGAAAACGGGTGAGGTCGACGCCCGGGGCGATCACGACGATCTTGCGCGCGTGCGGGCGCAGATGCGGCGACAGCGCGGCGTAGCGTTCCGAGGTCGCCACGATCCGGCTGGCGCGGGCGAGGGTGCCGCGCAGCAGCGCGACCTGGTAGCAGCGGGCCGCGGCACGCGCGGCCGGGGCATCCTTGACGATGTCGTTGTGGTACGTGACGACGGTCGGGACACCCGCGGCGCGCCGCACCGCAAGGTCGGCGAGAAACGGCACGGGCAGGTGGGCGTTGATGACGTCGGGACCGGCGGCAGCGGCGATCTGCCGCAGCCGCCACCACCACCCGGGGTGCAGCGGCGTGTTCGAGACCCGCACCAGCCGCCCGAGGCGGTGGACCGTCACGCCTTCGGCGCGGACGACCTCGTCGGGCCCGCCTTCGTGCCGCGTGGTCGCGACGGTCACCTCCCAGCCGCGCCCGGCCAGCCCGCGGCTGACGTTCCCGGCATAGTTCTCGACGCCGCCCCGCTTCGGCGGAAAGTAGGGCGCGACCAGCAGCAGCCGTGGCGCGCGGCGGGCCGGCCCGCGCTCCGTCGCCGTGAGGACCGAGGCGTTCGCGCCGCTCATCTCCGGCGCACCAGCGCGACGAGCTTGGTCAGCGAGCGCCAGCTCACGCGCAGGACCGAGGAGACCGCCGCCGCGAGGTAGGCCGGCTTCCTGCGGCTCGCGGCGAGCAGCCGCAGATACCACCGGCTGCAGGAGACGATGGAGAAGTTGTTCCGCAGGTAGTACCGGAGGTTGAGGGCCACATACAGCCGCCCCAGGTCGAGGTCGTGGCTCGCGAGCCGCAGGCGCGGATCGACAATGCGATTGTACAGGTCCGGCCGCGCGAAGACGCGGTAGTCCTCCGGCCCGAGGCCGTCCGCGCCGAAGCGCTCCTCGAAGATTCGGCTGCCGGGCATGGGGGCGGTCAGCAGCAGGCTGTAGTGGTCCGCGCGCAGCTCGCGCATCAGCCGCCGGGTCAGCCGCACGTCCTCCTCGGTCTCGCCCGGGGTGTTGAGCATGATGTTGGCGAAGACGCGCAGCCCGTGCTCGCGGCAGAGGGCGACGGCCCGGTGAGCGTCCGCGACCGTCGTGCCCTTGCGCATCCGACGCAGCGCCGCGTCCGAACCGCTCTCGATGCCGAAGTCCAGCTGCACGCAGCCGGCGTCCCGCAGCTCCCGGGCCAGGGGCTCGTCCAGCACGTTGACGCGCGTCTGCGCGGCCCACGGCAGCCCGAGGCCGGAGGCCCGGTAACCCTGGCAGAACTCGAGCGCGCGTGAGGGCGGCACCGCAAAGGTGTCGTCGGCGATGTAGAAGCTCTCGAGCGCGAAGCCCTCCCTGAGCCAGCGCAAGGTCTCGATGACGTGCGCGACGGGGCGGTGGCGGATCGTCGGCGCGAGGCCCTGCGCCTCCTGGATCATCCGGGCGGCGCAGAACGTGCAGCCGAAGGGGCAACCGCGCGAGGTGTAGATCTGCACCCCGGAGAGCAGCAGCGTCCGGGCCACGAAGCGGTTCGGCCGCAGGTAGTACTCCATGTCCAGAAGATCGTAGGCGGGCCGGCTGAGGGTCCCGAGGTCCTCGACGAAGGGCCGCCGGGACGTCCGCACCACGCCCCCCCCGCGCCGGAACGCGATGCCGCGGACTTCGTCGCGCGCCCGGCCGCCGTCGTCGGCGACGAGTTCCGGGAGGGTCACGTCGCCCTCGCCGATCACCGCCACATCGAACGGGCTCCCCGGGTAGAAGAAGTCCGCGGGACGGAGCGTCGGGTGGGGACCGCCGACGACGATGGGCACCGGCGTGCGCTCGCGGATGCGCTCGGCCAGCTCGCGGCAGCACCAGTAGTCCGAGGTGAAGCAGGAGAGCCCGACCCACGCCGGCGAACGGCGGGCGACCTCCGCGACGATCTCGTCGATGAGGACGGCCACCGCCGCTTTCGAGAGGGGCGCGTGCGGCGGCAGCTTGCGGTCGACCAGGGCGACGGGCAGTCCTGCCGCCCGCAGCGCGGCGGCCAGCTCCAGCAGCGAGTGCGGGACGATCGGGCAGTCGGCCCACATCGGCGAGGAGACGAGCAGCGCCAGACCCGCGGACATCGCGCCCGCCACCGTTATCCGAGGGAACCGCACTCGGCCGGCGAGCCGTCCTCGAACCCCGGGACCACCTGGAACAACTCCGCCTCGACGCGCCCGGCCCGGACGCTGTCGAGCCGGAACGAGAAGCGGGTGAAGACGTGCACCAGCACGTCCTTCTCCTGCTGCATCTGCGGATAGTAGTCGCTGTACAGCGTGATCAGCCAGAAGCGCTGCCCGTCCTGCAGCGAGGCGACATCCCTGCGGAGGTCTGCGCGGAAATTCTCGTCACGGATGACCGCGTAGCGGAAGGAGTTCCCCCAACCGCGCTGCGCCCACTCGAGCTGCACCGTGACCAGACCGAACATCTGGACAAAGACGATGTCGTCCGGCTCGAGCCTTGGCGCCATGGCTTCCGCCAGGGCCCTGACGTCGGGCCCCGGCGGCGGCTCGTAGGTTGCGGTGACGGCGGGAACGGACCACCACAGCAGCAGCGCCGCCGCTGCCCCGCCGCCGAGCAATCGCAGCCGGCGCTTCGGGAGCAGCTGCAGCCAGTCCAGCGCCGACGCCAGAAAGAGCAGCGTCAGCGGCAGGGCGAAGAGGATCACCCGGCCCATCAGGGGGAATGCCACGGGACTGGAAAGCGCCTGCAGGGCGGTGGGCACCGGCGCCAGCTGGAAGACCGTCGCGACCGCGTACGTCGCGAGCGGCGAGAACAGCAGCAGCGCGATCGCCGGGGATCGCCTGAGCAGCAGCAGCAGGCCGGACGCGGCCAGCATCCCCACTGAGAGCGCCTCCGGAAAATCGAGGGGGTCGCGGAAGAACCGGAGCGCTGCCGTGACGTACCAGACCAGATCCCCAAGGGAGTGGGGCGGGAACGGGAGATTGAAGGAACCCCAGAACAGATCCAGCGCCCGCGACTCGATGACCGGCCTGAGATGTCCGAGGTACTGGACGATGAAGACGAGGGCCCAGGTCGAACCCCAGGCCGCGGTGATGGCCGCCCGGCGCCAGCGCCCCTGCCACAGCGCGTCCAGCAGGACGAAGCAACCGAGGCCGGCACAGATGAAGATCATCTCGAACGAGAGGAGCAGCGAGACGAGGCCGGCAATCCAGAGCGACCACGGGAAGTCCCGCTCCTGGTCACGCAGCTCCAGCAGCATCAGGGCCAGCAGGACGACCGCGAGCACGTCGAAGCCATACTGCTTGGCGTTCGCCGAGTAATAGATCAGCGGTTCGGAAACGGCCACGAGGTACGTTGCCACGAGCGCGCTCCACGGAGTCAGCGCGCGGCCCGCCAGCCGCGCGAAGACCGGGAGCGCCGCGAGACCCGCCAGCAGCGACGGCAGCCGGAAGGCGTAGGGGTGGTTGCCGAAGAGCGAGCCGCAGGCCTTGAGCATGAGCATGTACAGCGGCGTCTCCATCAACATCGGGTCGCCGCCGTTTCTCAGCACTGCTGCCCAGGATGCGGTCAGCTCGCAGTAGATCAGGCCCGACTCGTCGCCCCAGGGCGTGGCGTTGCGCTGGAAGAATGCCACGCGGAGCAGCGCGCCCAGTGCCAGCGTCAGGCCGGTCAGCCGCGCAGGGTCGCGCAGCCAGGCCTCTACGCCCGGGCGACGATGCGGATCATGCCACGCCACGGACGGCTCCCGGGATCGCGGCAACGCGGCCGCCGCCGACAAGGAAGAGTGGGTCGCCGCCCATCGACCGGGCTGACGTGAACGTCGGCACAAGGCGGAACGGATGCACTGCCGAATTATAACAGCGCCTCCAAGTCAAGGGCTGAAAGAACTGTTGAAATATGAGATAAATCATTATAATTGCTGATGATCATCATGTTGACCTGGCTCTCTCCGGGAGGGTAACGTACAAGAGACGTGAACGCGAGAGATCCCGGTGCGGGTGCCATGTTGCTGGGGGACATGCGCGCCGATGCCCCAGAGCCGCGCAGCGGGCGTCCCCGATGAGCCGCATTCTCGTCGCCAATCCCCCGACGGAGCGGCACCCCGGGCGCTTCTTCCGGCCGGTGCGGTTCCCGACCTACCAGTATGCGACGCCGGTCATGCACCCGCCGCTCTACCTCCTCTCGGCGGCGACCGCGCTCCGGGACCTCGGTGGCCACGCCGTCTCCTTCGTCGATGCCCAGGCGCCGGGGCTGACCGTGGCGGCGTTCCTCCGGCGGGCGCAGGCGCTGCGTCCCGAGCTGGCCGTGCTCGAGACCTGCCTCGCCTCGTTCTCCGGGGACGTCGCGGTTGCCGCGGCGCTGCGCCGGACGACCGGCTGCCGGGTCATCCTCTGCGGGCCGCAGCTTGGCATGCCGGAGATCGCCCGGGCGATGCTCGCCCATCCGGACGTCGACGCGCTGGTGCTCGGCGAGTACGAGATGTCCCTGCTGGAACTGGTGGCGTCGGGCCTCGCCGCCGGCGTGCCGGGGACCGCGGTGCGGGGGGCCGGAGGCGAGGCCGTCCTCGGCCCGAAGCGCCCGCGGCTGCGCGAGCTCGATCTGCTCCCCGACCCCGACCAGCGCTGGCTTGACCACGCCGCCTACTATGACCCGCTCCTGCGCAACCCCTTCGCCTTCTTCCTCTCGGCGCGCGGGTGCCCGCACGGCTGCGTCTTCTGCTCGTGGCCGCAGACCTTCAGCGGGCGCGCGCACCGGACGCGGTCGCCGCGCCGGGTCGCGGAAGACATCGCCCGGACGCTGGCCGCGGCCCCGCGGCTGCGCAGCTTCCTGTTCAACGACGACACCTTCACCGTCGAGCGCCGGCACTGCCTGGCCGTCTGCGAGGAGCTTCGCGCCTGCGGGGTCCGCACGCCGTGGGGCTGCTACACGCGCGCGGACTTCGACGACCTCGAAGTGCTTCGCGCGCTCCGGTCCGCCGGCTGCCGCCTGCTCAAGGTCGGCGTCGAGAGCTCCGATGCGGGCGTCCAGCTCCAGGCGGGCAAGCGCTGCGACATCCCGCGGGCACGGCGGGCCATCGCCCTGATGAAGGAGCTGGGGTTCAGGGTTCACGCCACGTTCGCCTTCGGCCTGCCGGGGGAGACGCGGGCGACGATCGCCGCGAGCGTGCGCTGGGTCTGCGCCGTCGATCCGCATTCGGTGCAGTTCTCGGCGGCGGTGCCCTACCCGGGGACCGCCTTCCACGACTACCTCGCACGAGGCGGGCACCTGCTGCCGCACAGCTGGGACGACCTGACGCCGCTGCGGCCGGTGTACCGCTACCCGGACCTCGCGCCCGACGAACTGGCCCGCGCGGTGCCCGCGGCCTACCGCCGCTTCTACCTGCGCCCTCGCGCCGTGGCGCGGCTGCTCGCGCGGCTGGCGGCGGAGCCGGGCCGGATCCCCGGCCTGGTGTCGCGGTCCGCCCGCCTGCTCGCCGACCGGGGGCGCGCGTGACGAGGCCGGCCGCGCGGGTGGCGATCGTCATCCCGGTCTACAACGGGCAGCGGACGATCCAAGCCTCGGTCCGCTCGGCGCTGGCGCAGCGGCACCCGGCGTGCACGGTCATTGTCGTCGACGACGGCTCTACGGACCGGACGCCGGAGATCGTCGCATCGATCCCGGGGGTGACGCTGCTGCGGCAGGAGAACCGCGGCCCGGCGGCCGCGCGCAACCTCGGCTGGCGCTCGGCCGTCGACGCGAAGTTCGTCTTCTTCCTCGACGCGGACTGCGTTGCCCCGCCGGACTGGGTCGGCCGGCTGCTCGCGCACCACCGCGAGAAGCGGACGAGTTGCGTGGGCAGCGCGTACGGGATCGCCAACCCCGAATCCCTGCTCGCCCGCGTCATCTACCGCGAGTTCGAACGCCGGTACGAGTTCTGCGGCCTGCATCCAGCGTTCGTCGGCGCCCACGGCTACTCGTTCCGCCGCTCCCGCCTGGAGCGCCTCGGCGGGTACGACGAGAGCTACCGGCACGCGAGCCACGAGGACAACGACCTCGGCTGGCGGCTCCTCCGCGCCTCGCGGCGGCTCCGGCTGGTCCGCGACGTGCGCGTCAGGCACCACTTCCCCGAGAGATTGGGACCCTACCTGCGCACCCAGATGCGCCACGGCTTCTGGCGCATGAAGCTGCTGCGCGCCCACCCGGCGAGCGCGCTGGGCGATGAGTACAGCAACCTCTTCGACTACCTCCAACCGCCGCTCATGCTTCTGGCCGCGCTGCTCCTGGCCGCCGGCGACGGCCGGGGGGCGGCTGCGGGCGTGGCGCTGGCGCTGGCGGCGATCGCGCTGGCGCTGCAGGCCCCGGTCGCGTCGGGCCTTCGCCGCCTGGGGAGCCGGCGGCGCGAGGTGGCCTTCTACTCCCTCGTGTTCAGTCCGCTGCGGGCGCTGGCCCGGGGCGCGGGGATGGCCGCCGGCGTCTTCTGGTTCTGGGTGCTGTGGCGCGATTCGCTGGCCGCGTCGCCGCGTGCCGCGGAGCTCCCCGCCGCCGGCCGACAGGGCGAGATCGCAACCTGAGGCCGGCCAACGGCTGCGCGGCGCCTCAGAACGGATAGCCGATCGTCAGGTGCCACTGGGAGGCCGACTCCCCCTCCTCCCGGTCGAGCTTGTAGCCCCAGTCCAGGCGGACCGGCCCGACGAGCGTCTCGTAGCGCAGCCCGGTGCCGATCGACGGCTTGACTCCCGACGGAGGCAGGTTCGCCTGCTCGGACCAGAGCTCGCCGGCGTCCAGGAACAGCACGCCACGCAGCTTCCCGCGCATCGTGAAACGCAGCTCGGCGTTCGCCAGCCCGAAGGCGTTCCCCCCCAGCGGGTTCCCGTCGGCGTCCTTGGCGCCGATCGACTTGTAGTCGTAGCCGCGCACGGTGGTGTCGCCGCCGAGGAAGAAGCGCTCCGACAGCGGCAGGTCCCCGCCTTCGAGCAGCAGTTGCGTGAAGCCGCCGCGCAGGCCGAGCGCCAGCTCGGCCCGCCCGCCCAGGGGCAGGTACCACGAGGCGTCGAACTGGTACTTGGCGAAGCTGGTGTCGCCGCCGAAGAGCGGCCGCGCGACCTCGACGCCGGCCAGCAGGTAGGTGCCGCGCCGGGGCAGGAGCGGGTTGTCGCGCCGGTCGTGCTCGAGCGAGGCGGCGAGGCTGGCGATGTTGATGTTCTCGAGCGGGCCGAGGTCGGCGGTGAGCGTCGGGTCCACGTCGGAGTAGGCGACGAACTCGTAGCGGTAGCGCAGGTTCAGCAGCAGCCGCGGCAGCAGCTCGCGGTTGGCGCCGAGCAGCACGCCCCGGCGCAGCAGGTCATACCCCTCCTCGGCGCGCTGCTCGTAGTAGAGGTCGGCCTGCCCCTTGTATTTCTCCGCGAACAGCCGGGGCTCCTGGTAGAACAGGTCGTGGCGGTAGCCGACCTCGCTGACCGTGCTCTTCCAGCGCAGGCCGCGGCCCGTCCCGAAGAGGTTCTGCTCGCCGGCCTCGCCGAAGCCCCGCAGCCCCTCGTCGGTGGAGTACCCCAGCCCGAAGCCCACGAACCCCGTCCGGCGCTCGCGCACGGCGATGACCAGGTCCTGCGGCTCGCCCGGGGCGACCGGCTCCGGGAGCTGGTAGCGCACCTCGCGGAAGAGCCCGAGGTCGTAGAGCTTGAGCTTGCCCAGGGCGAGCGCCTCCGGGTCGAGCGGGTCGCCCGGCTTGAGCGGCAGCTCGCGCACGATCACGGACCGGCGGGTGGCCGCGTTGCCCGTGACCACGACCGCGCCGAGCCGCTGGCGGCGCCCCGGCTCGAGCGTGACGCGCAGGTCGACGGCGGTCCGGTCGGCCGCGAAGTCCGGGCGCACGCGCGCGACGCAGCCGGGGAAGCCCTGGCGCACGCAGGCCGTGCGCACGCGGTCGGTCACCGACCGCGGCAGCGCCTCGTTGAACGGGTCGCCCTCGCGCGCGCCGACGGCGGCCTGCAGCACCTCGGGGCGGATCGCCGGCGCCCCTTCGATCGAGACGTGCCGCACGAGCGTCCGCGGGCCCTCGCGCACCGCGAAGATGACGTCCGCGCCCGCCGGCCCCGCGTCCGGCCAGACCTCGGGCGTGGGGACCTCGGCGCGGTTGAAGCCCGCGTCCCGGTACCACGACTCGATGCGCCTGCGGTCGGTCTCGAGGTCCGTGACGCGCAGCACCTGGCCGTCCCGGGTCGCCAGCCGCTCCCGCGCCCAGGCTTCGGTGAAGTAGGTGAAGCCGCGCAGGCGCACGGCGCCGACGGTGATCTGCCGCCCCTCCCGCACGGTGTAGACCACGGTGCCGGCGGCATAGTCGGCCTGTACGTCGACCTCGGCGAGGTAGAACCCCTTCTCCTGGTAGCGGGCGAGGATGCGGTCGCGTCCCTCGGCGACCTCCTCCTCGTCGAAGAAGCCCGAGCGCGAGAAGGTCAGCAGGCCGCGCAGCTCGCCCTCGGAGATCGCCGAGG
The bacterium DNA segment above includes these coding regions:
- the bamA gene encoding outer membrane protein assembly factor BamA; the encoded protein is ARVAEVAFAPTDRLGRYRFAELVAVRPGDPVVPELLERNLRLLRETGLFESVAGAIEPGPAGPRVIFTLAPYALVRSVAIKGNYLVLERDLAPAVRLRPALPFREETVRGDIGRMLRYYGEQGFEGTAITDEVERGEGEVRVVYRVAEGRARFVGRVEVRGAAGVDADEARAALGIGRYTMYRSADLQRGLERLREFYQGRGYLDVRVTGRVEATGGKLGFLSLLTSPVKGFLSLGAGGFEAVAVIVEVVEGRRYAATVRGASAISEGELRGLLTFSRSGFFDEEEVAEGRDRILARYQEKGFYLAEVDVQADYAAGTVVYTVREGRQITVGAVRLRGFTYFTEAWARERLATRDGQVLRVTDLETDRRRIESWYRDAGFNRAEVPTPEVWPDAGPAGADVIFAVREGPRTLVRHVSIEGAPAIRPEVLQAAVGAREGDPFNEALPRSVTDRVRTACVRQGFPGCVARVRPDFAADRTAVDLRVTLEPGRRQRLGAVVVTGNAATRRSVIVRELPLKPGDPLDPEALALGKLKLYDLGLFREVRYQLPEPVAPGEPQDLVIAVRERRTGFVGFGLGYSTDEGLRGFGEAGEQNLFGTGRGLRWKSTVSEVGYRHDLFYQEPRLFAEKYKGQADLYYEQRAEEGYDLLRRGVLLGANRELLPRLLLNLRYRYEFVAYSDVDPTLTADLGPLENINIASLAASLEHDRRDNPLLPRRGTYLLAGVEVARPLFGGDTSFAKYQFDASWYLPLGGRAELALGLRGGFTQLLLEGGDLPLSERFFLGGDTTVRGYDYKSIGAKDADGNPLGGNAFGLANAELRFTMRGKLRGVLFLDAGELWSEQANLPPSGVKPSIGTGLRYETLVGPVRLDWGYKLDREEGESASQWHLTIGYPF